Genomic window (Jeotgalibaca ciconiae):
CCAAATCTCCCGTAATACCAGTAAGCAGCATATAAAACGAACGAAATTGCAGTATAAAGCAAGCCATGTTTCATTGCTAGACGGTAATTTTTTTTATAGCTGTTCCAAAAAGTTCTAAAAATTGGCGAGTTCTCTTCTGATCTAAAAAATAAACGGGTACAGCTGCTTACCGCTAAAAAACTAGGAGCGAATACAAAAGGAAGAAGTACAAATCCTGTAGTGATCAGCGTGCCGATTTCATTGACTGTTTCTGCTAAATATCCATTCAGAAAAAGAAAAACATAGATGAAATTGCTTACTAATAAAACGGAGCTGAATTTGACAATTCCAAAAACCCACTTCCCTAAAAAAGATACTTGCTTTTCAGTATTCATCTTCTTCCTCTCCTCTCAATTGTATTTTCCTTCGATATCTTTGTGGTGTAGCATCATAATGCTCTTTAAACAGTTTAGTAAAATGTTGCGTTTTTTTATAACCCACCAAAACAGCAACATCACGAACTAACAAATTTGAATTTTCCAAT
Coding sequences:
- a CDS encoding DUF624 domain-containing protein → MNTEKQVSFLGKWVFGIVKFSSVLLVSNFIYVFLFLNGYLAETVNEIGTLITTGFVLLPFVFAPSFLAVSSCTRLFFRSEENSPIFRTFWNSYKKNYRLAMKHGLLYTAISFVLYAAYWYYGRFGMLGHLIPAILFILVTVLFLFVLSYSSDRVENILNYWKLSFLLLLNHPLLFLFMVLQVFFIIYFCHFNGAMLLFVAPGATAMVMMYFYLECCKLEVSKQREYLK